The sequence below is a genomic window from Bacillales bacterium.
GTCACTGCAGCAGGTAAGGGCATTCACTGCCCACGCCGTTTGCGAGGGGGTGCTGAAAGGTAACGGCTGAAATTTGTCGATGGCAGCGCTTGTGCAAGATTCCCCCCAGCCTCCGTCTGGTCGTTGCGTTTGCTTCAAAAAGGAGACGGCCTTCCGAATGGCGGGAGCGTTCGCGGGAACGCCGACGGCCCGCAAACCGGTCACGGCAGCCCACGTTCCATACAAATAGCATACGCACCAACGTCCGTACCAAGAGCCGTCTGCTTTTTGATGGGCCATTAACCAGCGGATCGCTGCCTTCACGCGCGGATGGGTTCGGTCAAGTTTCAAGCGGGAGCCGAGAAAAGCTAACACCCTTCCAGTAATATCTGCAGTGGAACGGTCAATTCCGGCATTTTTCATATGCGGAACAGGAAGCAGGGTCATCCACGCCTGACCGGTATTTTTTTCAAAAGCAGCCCAACCGCCGTCGTCATTTTGCATCGACAACAGCCAGCGAACACCTCGATGCCATGCGTTGAGATAACGGGAATTCAGCTTCAGGAATGGGGCAATCGCATGCAAGGCGGCTTGCGTATCATCGATGTCGGGGTTGATCGTATTGTGTTCGGAGAATCCCCAGCCGCCGGGGGCGGTGTTCGGGTTGTGAATCGACCAATCGCCTTTTTTCGTCTGTTGCTGACGCAATAAATAGGCGGCACCTTTTTCGATAACGGGCCGATTTTGCTTCAAACCTGCCCGTTCGAGCGCGTACGTGAGCAATGCCGTGTCCCAAACGGTTGACGGAGAATTTTGTACATGAATGAAGGATTTCGTTTGCCAAACGTAAGAGAGCACGCCTTTCAGTGCATTTTGTATCGCTGGCGAATGCTTGTCGTAACCTAACGCGAGCAGCGCATAAACCATGAAAATCGTACTGCTTGCATACGTGCACAATGTGCCGTTCGGTTCAATTCGATCGAGCATATACCGTTCTGCTTGTTTGATTCCCGCATGAAACAAGTGAAAAGGAAGTTGCGACAGTTTGTACGCTTGTTCTTTTAATACGTAAGACAGCGATGACGAGCGAAATGACAGCCAGTGCGGCATATTTCCGAGGCGAAGGTGAGACAAATCAGGGCGGCTTGCGTTTTTTATATGAAATTTCTTGTCGGCACAGAGCATGACCGGGACGAAATGAACGCGTGCATAACTGCTTAATTCATAAAAATTGACTGGAAATTTGCTCGGCAGCAGCAAGAACGAAAGCGGGAATCGGATGAGCGGCCATGGATAATGCCCATTCATCGCGAGCATCACTTTTGTAAGTATGTCTGCATGGTCCAACCCGCCTTCGGCGCGTATAAACCGCTCCGCTTTTTTCATGTTCTCGTCCGATCGTTTGCAAACGCCGGTGTAAAGCAGTGCGGTGTAGGCTTGGATCGTTGCTGATAAATTTCCGTTCGGTTCGTCAGGGTAATTGTTCCAAGTTCCGTTTAGTTGTTGGCGGTGCATGATATCGCGTGCGAGCGCTTGGATGAGGGGTTCGCATCCGTCGGTTTTCAAGCTTCGCAGCAAAATCGTCGTAAACGCGTTATCCATTAACGGACCTTCGAAGCAGTAATGCCACGATCCGTCGCTCGCTTGTGTTTGCGCTAAACGCTGGCATCGCCTGTCGATCGATTGCCGGATCGGTACGTGTAAGTCATTCACGGGACATCCTTCCTTTGCCTGTCGAGTTTTTTCATACATATGTCACCTTGCGGCGCTGGAGTACTCCTGTGCAGCATTGCGGGAATGTTCCTCGGCTTTTTTATTTGTCGAAGATCGGTAAAAATCTTGTCGCCAATGCAGGGAACGTCGATTTGATTTCAGTGTTCATCCGTAAAATGAGGCGGATATGTGTCCTTGCCGCATCCGGGTCGGCATTATTTGATTCCCGTTTTAAATTCCTTTAAGATAAGAATGAGAATAGATTGAGAATCACTATCAATATATGTCAATGGAGGGAATCGCGAATGTCTGCACCGCATTTAAAGATCGAGGACTTGCATGTTTCGATCGAAGGGAAAGAAATTGTCAAAGGCTTTGACCTTGAAATAAAGGGCGGAGAAATTCATGCCGTCATGGGACCGAACGGAACGGGGAAATCGACCGTTGCATCCGCTATTATGGGTCATCCGAAGTACGAAATTACGAAGGGGAAAGTATGGTATAACGGCGAAGATTTGCTGGAAATGGACGTCGACGAAAGAGCCCGCTCCGGGGTTTTCCTCGCGATGCAGTATCCGAGCGAAATCAGCGGCGTAACGAACGCAGATTTTCTTCGCTCGTCGATCAACGCCCGCAGAGAAGAAGGAAATGAAATCAATTTAATGAAGTTCATTAAAAAACTAGATGAAAAAATGGAACTTCTCGACATCGACCAATCGTTTGCTCAGCGGTATTTGAACGAAGGTTTCTCCGGAGGGGAGAAAAAGCGCAATGAAATCTTGCAGCTCATGATGCTTGAGCCGTCCATTGCGATTCTTGATGAAATCGACTCCGGATTGGACATCGACGCCTTGAAAGTCGTCGCCAAAGGCGTGAACGAAATGCGTTCGCCGGATTTCGGTTGTCTGATCATCACGCACTATCAACGGTTGTTGAATTACATCAAGCCCGACAAAGTACACGTCATGATGCAAGGTCGGATTGTAAAAAGCGGCGGACCTGAGCTCGCCGAACGGCTGGAAGCCGAAGGTTACGACGGCTTGAAGCAAGAGCTCGGCATCGAAGACGAAACTGTTGGACAACAGGCATAGCGTAAAGGAGGGTAAGCATGACGACGGAAACGAAACAATTGCAGTTCGAGAAAGATGAAATCAGCCGTTTTTCCAAAGAGCGCGGCGAACCCCAATGGATGCACGATCTGCGATTGGAGGCACTCGAGGCAGCGGAAACTCTTCCGATGCCGCGTCCGGAAAAAACACGCATTAAAGGCTGGAATTTTACCGAATTTCAATATAACGTGAAATCCGATCGAATCGGTTCCCTCGAAGAGCTCCCTGATTCGGTCGGTGCGCTCGTCGGAAAGAATGAGCAATCGGGGAACATTCTCGTTCACCGCAACCAGACGAACGCTTTTGAACAACTTTCCGAGCAGTTGAAGGAACAAGGTGTCATCTTTACCGATATGGCGACAGCTTTAAGGGAACATGGAGATCTCGTCGAAAACTATTTCATGAAAGCCGTGGATGTTCACGAAAATCGGCTTACGGCCCTTCATGCAGCTCTGTTGAATTCCGGGACGTTCCTCTATGTTCCGAAAAACGTCGAGGTTAAGGTTCCGCTGCAAGCGGTTTACTGGAAAGACAATCCTGAGGCCGGATTGGTCAACCACGTGCTGATCGTTGCTGAAGATCATAGTTCCGTCACTTATGTGGAAAACTACGTGTCGGAAGATCAACACGTTTCTTCGGTTGCGAATATCATCGCGGAAGTGTATGCGGGGAACAATGCACGCATTGCCTTTGGTGCGGTCGACAATTTTGCCTCCGATGTGACGACGTTTCTTTACCGACGCGGTCAAGCCGAACGTGACGGGAGAATCGAATGGGCACTTGGCCAGATGAACGATGGGAACACAATCTCCGACACGACAACGAATTTGATCGGTAATGGTTCATTTACAGACGTGAAATCGGTGTCGGTCGGCAGGGGCGAGCAAAGTCAAAACTACGTAACGCGCGTCAATCATCACGGCATGAATTCGGAAGGCTTCATATTGACGCACGGCGTAATGAAAGACAAAGCTCAATCGATTTTCAATGGGATTACGAAAATTGAGCACGGCGCTTCAAAGTCGAACGGCCAGCAAACCGAGCGTGTCTTAATGTTGAGTGAAGGCGCGCGCGGAGACGCCAATCCGATTTTGCTTATCGACGAAGACGACGTTGAAGCCGGGCACGCCGCTTCCGTCGGACGGATCGATCCGATACAAATGTTTTATTTGATGAGCCGCGGCATTACGAAGAAGGAGGCCGAACGCCTAATTATTCACGGTTTTCTTGCCCCAGTCGTTGATGAGCTTCCGATCGAAGGCGTGAAAAAGCAACTTATCGAAGTCATTGAAAGGAAAATGAAGTAATGGATGCAGCGGAACTGAAAAAATCATTTCCGATTTTGAATCAGGAAGTGAACGGACACCCGCTTGTTTATTTAGACAGCGCGGCGACTTCGCAAAAGCCGTTGGAAGTCATCGATGCTGTAAATGATTACTACCAACGGCTGAATTCCAACGTTCATCGCGGCGTACACACGCTTGGCACAAGAGCGACGGATGCATACGAAGGGGCTCGCGAAAAAGTAAGGCGTTTCATTCAGGCATCGTCGACGGAAGAAGTCATCTTTACGCGCGGAACGACGACAGCTTTGAATACGGTAGCATACAGTTACGGAAATGCCCATGTCGGCGAAGGGGACGAAATTGTTATTACGCCGATGGAGCACCACAGTAATTTAATTCCGTGGCAGCAATTGGCGAAACGAAAAAAAGCCGTTTTGAAATATATTCCGATGCAGCATGACGGCACTCTTTCTATGGAAGATGTGGAAAAAACGATTACCGGAAAGACAAAGATCGTCGCTTTGACCCATGTATCCAACGTGCTTGGGACAATTAATCCGATTAAGGAAATTACTTCCATCGCTCACCGGCATGGAGCGGTCATGGTCGTCGACGGGGCGCAGGCTGTTCCGCATATGAAAGTAGACGTCAGTGACCTTGACTGCGACTTTTACGCGTTTTCCGGCCATAAGATGACCGGACCGACCGGAATCGGCGTTCTGTACGGAAAAAAGGAACATCTTCGTAAAATGGATCCGGTCGAATTCGGCGGCGAAATGATTGATTTTGTCGATTTGCACGATTCGACTTGGAAAGAACTTCCTTGGAAGTTCGAAGGCGGAACGCCGGTAATCGCCGGGGCGGTTGGACTTGGCGCGGCTGTTGATTTTTTGACGAATATCGGAATGGATGAAATTCATGCGCACGAAGAAAAGTTGGTACACTACATGATGGACCGTATGTCCGATGTGGAAGGCATTCACATTTACGGTCCAGACAAACGCGCAGGACTCGTCACTTTCAATGTCGGAGACATTCACCCGCACGATGTTGCCACCGTGCTCGATTCCGAAGGGGTCGCGGTACGCGCCGGGCACCACTGCGCGCAACCATTAATGAAAGAGCTCGGCGTTTCAGCCACGGCGAGGGCAAGCTTGTACTTGTACAATACGGAAGAAGATGTTGACGCCTTCGTTCGAGCATTAAAAACGACAAAGGAGTATTTCGGAGATGTCATTCGGTAACCTTGATCAGTTGTACCGTCAAGTGATCATGGATCATTATAAAAACCCGCGCAATCGCGGGGAGCTGTCCGACGACGGGACACTCAAAGTGAACATGAACAATCCGACATGCGGCGACCGGATTCAGTTGAACATGAAGGTCGAGGACGGCAAGATCGTCGATGCAAAGTTCACCGGAGAAGGCTGTTCGATCAGTTTGTCGTCGGCCGATATGATGGCGGGCGTCGTCGTTGGCAAATCCGTTGACGAGGCGATGGAACTTTCCGAGATCTTTTCCAACATGATGCTCGGCAAAGCGTACGACGACGAAACGTACGATCTCGAAGACATTGAAGCCCTTCAAGGGGTGGCTAAATTTCCGGCGCGGATCAAGTGCGCGACGCTTGCGTGGAAGGCGATGGAAAAAGGGTTAAACGAGGCGGGCGAAGACGGCCGGTAAGGTTTGTCATCGACCGCCAAGTGTATTAAAATATAAGTATGGGAAGATTCTCGCCACAACTCTGAGGAGGGATGAAGATGGCGAAAAAGATGCCGGAAATCGGCGAATACAAATACGGATTTCGCGATAAAGACGTGTCTGTATATCGTTCAGGAAGAGGATTGACGAAGGACATTGTTATTGATATATCCAAGCGAAAAGACGAGCCGCAATGGATGCTCGATTTCCGATTGAAGTCGCTTGAAATTTTTTATAAAAAACCGATGCCGCAATGGGGCGGCGATTTGTCCGATTTGAACTTCGACGAAATTGAGTATTACGTTAAGCCGTCCGAGAAATCGGGAAGAACGTGGGATGAAGTGCCTGAAGAAATCAAGCAGACGTTTGACAAGCTCGGCATTCCGGAAGCGGAACAAAAATATTTGGCCGGTGTTTCCGCTCAGTACGAGTCGGAAGTCGTTTATCACAGCATGAAACAAGACCTCGAAGAAAAAGGGATTATCTTCAAAGACACCGATTCGGCACTGAAGGAACATGAAGACATTTTCAAAGAACATTTCGGCAAAATCATACCGCCGTCGGACAATAAATTTGCTGCCTTGAATTCGGCCGTATGGTCGGGGGGATCGTTCATTTACGTTCCGCCTGGTGTGAAGTGTGAAACGCCGCTGCAAGCGTATTTCCGCATCAATTCGGAAAATATGGGACAGTTTGAGCGTACGCTCATCATTGCCGACGAAGGGGCTTCCGTTCATTACGTGGAAGGTTGTACGGCGCCGGTTTATACGACGAACTCGCTTCACAGTGCAGTCGTAGAAATTTATTCGAAGAAAAATGCGTATGTACGCTATACGACAATCCAGAACTGGGCGAACAACGTATACAATCTTGTTACGAAGCGCGCAATTGCTGAAGCTGGCGCAACGATGGAATGGATTGACGGCAACATCGGCTCGAAACTGACGATGAAATATCCGTCGATCATCATGAACGGCGAAGGTGCGAAAGGAACGGTGTTGTCAATTGCGATTGCCGGCAAGGGTCAACATCAAGATGCAGGAGCGAAAGCTTACCATAACGCACCGAACACGTCTTCGACGATCGTGTCGAAGTCGATCTCACGCGGCGGAGGAAAGGTGACGTACCGCGGAATCGCTTCATTCGGAAGAAAATCCGACGGCTCGAAGTCGAACGTGAAGTGCGACACGCTCATCATGGATAACCAATCGACTTCGGACACCATTCCGTACAACGAGATTAGAAACGACAACATCACGCTCGAACACGAGGCGACCGTTTCGAAAGTGTCGGAAG
It includes:
- the shc gene encoding squalene--hopene cyclase; this encodes MNDLHVPIRQSIDRRCQRLAQTQASDGSWHYCFEGPLMDNAFTTILLRSLKTDGCEPLIQALARDIMHRQQLNGTWNNYPDEPNGNLSATIQAYTALLYTGVCKRSDENMKKAERFIRAEGGLDHADILTKVMLAMNGHYPWPLIRFPLSFLLLPSKFPVNFYELSSYARVHFVPVMLCADKKFHIKNASRPDLSHLRLGNMPHWLSFRSSSLSYVLKEQAYKLSQLPFHLFHAGIKQAERYMLDRIEPNGTLCTYASSTIFMVYALLALGYDKHSPAIQNALKGVLSYVWQTKSFIHVQNSPSTVWDTALLTYALERAGLKQNRPVIEKGAAYLLRQQQTKKGDWSIHNPNTAPGGWGFSEHNTINPDIDDTQAALHAIAPFLKLNSRYLNAWHRGVRWLLSMQNDDGGWAAFEKNTGQAWMTLLPVPHMKNAGIDRSTADITGRVLAFLGSRLKLDRTHPRVKAAIRWLMAHQKADGSWYGRWCVCYLYGTWAAVTGLRAVGVPANAPAIRKAVSFLKQTQRPDGGWGESCTSAAIDKFQPLPFSTPSQTAWAVNALTCCSDDVSPEVEKGCLFLTKTHRAEEISYPTGIGLPGEFYIRYHSYDEIWPLLALSEFRNKWNG
- the sufC gene encoding Fe-S cluster assembly ATPase SufC, with product MSAPHLKIEDLHVSIEGKEIVKGFDLEIKGGEIHAVMGPNGTGKSTVASAIMGHPKYEITKGKVWYNGEDLLEMDVDERARSGVFLAMQYPSEISGVTNADFLRSSINARREEGNEINLMKFIKKLDEKMELLDIDQSFAQRYLNEGFSGGEKKRNEILQLMMLEPSIAILDEIDSGLDIDALKVVAKGVNEMRSPDFGCLIITHYQRLLNYIKPDKVHVMMQGRIVKSGGPELAERLEAEGYDGLKQELGIEDETVGQQA
- the sufD gene encoding Fe-S cluster assembly protein SufD, whose protein sequence is MTTETKQLQFEKDEISRFSKERGEPQWMHDLRLEALEAAETLPMPRPEKTRIKGWNFTEFQYNVKSDRIGSLEELPDSVGALVGKNEQSGNILVHRNQTNAFEQLSEQLKEQGVIFTDMATALREHGDLVENYFMKAVDVHENRLTALHAALLNSGTFLYVPKNVEVKVPLQAVYWKDNPEAGLVNHVLIVAEDHSSVTYVENYVSEDQHVSSVANIIAEVYAGNNARIAFGAVDNFASDVTTFLYRRGQAERDGRIEWALGQMNDGNTISDTTTNLIGNGSFTDVKSVSVGRGEQSQNYVTRVNHHGMNSEGFILTHGVMKDKAQSIFNGITKIEHGASKSNGQQTERVLMLSEGARGDANPILLIDEDDVEAGHAASVGRIDPIQMFYLMSRGITKKEAERLIIHGFLAPVVDELPIEGVKKQLIEVIERKMK
- a CDS encoding cysteine desulfurase, which encodes MDAAELKKSFPILNQEVNGHPLVYLDSAATSQKPLEVIDAVNDYYQRLNSNVHRGVHTLGTRATDAYEGAREKVRRFIQASSTEEVIFTRGTTTALNTVAYSYGNAHVGEGDEIVITPMEHHSNLIPWQQLAKRKKAVLKYIPMQHDGTLSMEDVEKTITGKTKIVALTHVSNVLGTINPIKEITSIAHRHGAVMVVDGAQAVPHMKVDVSDLDCDFYAFSGHKMTGPTGIGVLYGKKEHLRKMDPVEFGGEMIDFVDLHDSTWKELPWKFEGGTPVIAGAVGLGAAVDFLTNIGMDEIHAHEEKLVHYMMDRMSDVEGIHIYGPDKRAGLVTFNVGDIHPHDVATVLDSEGVAVRAGHHCAQPLMKELGVSATARASLYLYNTEEDVDAFVRALKTTKEYFGDVIR
- a CDS encoding SUF system NifU family Fe-S cluster assembly protein, whose translation is MSFGNLDQLYRQVIMDHYKNPRNRGELSDDGTLKVNMNNPTCGDRIQLNMKVEDGKIVDAKFTGEGCSISLSSADMMAGVVVGKSVDEAMELSEIFSNMMLGKAYDDETYDLEDIEALQGVAKFPARIKCATLAWKAMEKGLNEAGEDGR
- the sufB gene encoding Fe-S cluster assembly protein SufB, whose product is MAKKMPEIGEYKYGFRDKDVSVYRSGRGLTKDIVIDISKRKDEPQWMLDFRLKSLEIFYKKPMPQWGGDLSDLNFDEIEYYVKPSEKSGRTWDEVPEEIKQTFDKLGIPEAEQKYLAGVSAQYESEVVYHSMKQDLEEKGIIFKDTDSALKEHEDIFKEHFGKIIPPSDNKFAALNSAVWSGGSFIYVPPGVKCETPLQAYFRINSENMGQFERTLIIADEGASVHYVEGCTAPVYTTNSLHSAVVEIYSKKNAYVRYTTIQNWANNVYNLVTKRAIAEAGATMEWIDGNIGSKLTMKYPSIIMNGEGAKGTVLSIAIAGKGQHQDAGAKAYHNAPNTSSTIVSKSISRGGGKVTYRGIASFGRKSDGSKSNVKCDTLIMDNQSTSDTIPYNEIRNDNITLEHEATVSKVSEEQLFYLMSRGISEQEATEMIVMGFIEPFTKELPMEYAVEMNRLIKFEMEGSIG